One Desulfurella sp. genomic region harbors:
- a CDS encoding pitrilysin family protein has translation MKLQTLKKNGVVGSVGIFVKTGSAYEADSERGLSHMLEHMVFKGTQKRSYFDIAREIDRLGGIINAFTSKEYTCFYVKVLNDYIEKAWDVLIDIVTNPTLNEAELEKEKDVIIEEIKSSNDEPYSAVFDAFFENAIPTSLGKPILGKKEQIASYTRQDLLNFLGKFYKPENMIVAYVGEGAKLDLKDRQEFYYKDYFNKLNTPSDYEFKFVPGKDIINRQLEQTNIILGCELFSIYDDRKYAAFLANNFFGGNMSSRLFQSIREEKSLCYSIYSSIMFFKKGGIFYISSSTSNEKTQDLIDACIEELNKFKKHGMSSNELEDIKTNFKGQYGLSLESTNSLMIKLGSDYLTYNTYQDPKDIFFNVDKVTLDDIMEVLDLINTDKMHLTCLGNIKDISF, from the coding sequence ATGAAACTTCAAACACTTAAAAAAAACGGTGTAGTTGGTAGTGTTGGTATTTTTGTTAAAACGGGTAGCGCTTATGAAGCTGATAGCGAAAGAGGCTTGTCCCATATGCTTGAGCATATGGTATTTAAAGGGACACAAAAGCGTTCCTATTTTGACATTGCAAGAGAAATAGACAGGTTAGGTGGTATTATAAATGCTTTTACATCAAAGGAATATACTTGCTTTTATGTTAAGGTTTTAAATGATTATATTGAAAAAGCATGGGATGTATTGATAGATATTGTTACAAACCCTACTTTAAATGAAGCTGAACTGGAAAAAGAAAAAGATGTAATTATTGAAGAAATTAAATCATCAAATGATGAACCATACTCGGCTGTATTTGATGCATTTTTTGAAAATGCAATACCAACAAGTTTAGGAAAACCTATACTTGGCAAAAAAGAACAAATAGCATCCTATACAAGGCAAGACTTGCTTAATTTTTTGGGAAAGTTTTATAAGCCAGAAAATATGATTGTTGCTTATGTTGGAGAAGGGGCAAAGCTTGACTTAAAAGACAGACAAGAGTTTTATTATAAAGACTACTTTAATAAACTCAATACACCTAGCGATTATGAGTTTAAGTTTGTACCTGGTAAAGACATAATAAATAGACAGCTTGAACAAACCAATATAATTTTGGGTTGTGAGTTATTCAGTATTTATGACGACAGAAAATACGCTGCATTTTTAGCTAATAATTTTTTTGGCGGAAATATGAGTTCTAGGCTTTTTCAGTCAATTAGAGAAGAAAAATCACTATGCTACAGTATTTACTCAAGCATCATGTTTTTTAAAAAAGGAGGGATTTTTTACATATCGAGCTCAACATCCAATGAAAAAACACAGGATTTAATAGATGCATGTATTGAAGAATTGAATAAATTCAAAAAACACGGTATGAGTTCAAATGAACTTGAAGATATAAAAACCAATTTTAAAGGTCAATATGGTTTATCTCTTGAGAGTACAAATAGTTTGATGATAAAATTGGGTAGTGATTATCTAACTTACAATACATATCAGGACCCAAAGGATATTTTTTTCAATGTAGATAAAGTGACTTTAGATGATATTATGGAAGTACTGGATTTGATAAATACAGATAAAATGCACTTAACATGTTTAGGAAATATTAAGGACATTTCTTTTTAA
- a CDS encoding alanine--glyoxylate aminotransferase family protein: MKRYLMTPGPTPVPEKVALAMAAPIIHHRTKEYINLHEQTREKLKKIFQTQNDIVIFASSGTGAMEASVSNILSDNDKALIVEAGKFGERFGELVNSFGAQAIVLKKEYGDFASAQEIEDYVKKYSPKAIYMQACETSTGVFHPIDEIGKMLKEKYPEIVFVVDGITAVGCIDIKTDEWGIDILLTGSQKAFMLPPGLAMLSISQKAKKIATQNKNKKYYFDILGELNHQAGHFTPAVTLVLGLNAAVDMMLEEGLDNVFRRHKLLAKAVREAILAMGLELFAKRPSDSLTAVKAPQSIDSKQIIDIMNKFGVFISNGQGSMKGKIFRIAHLGYFYPPDVILTIGTLEIALKKLGIDKLGVGTKKALEIFVEY; encoded by the coding sequence ATGAAAAGATACCTGATGACACCAGGACCAACACCAGTGCCAGAAAAAGTCGCATTAGCTATGGCTGCACCTATAATTCATCATAGAACTAAAGAGTATATAAATTTACATGAACAAACAAGAGAAAAATTAAAAAAAATATTTCAAACACAAAACGATATTGTGATCTTTGCATCAAGTGGAACTGGCGCAATGGAAGCTTCAGTTTCCAATATACTATCAGACAATGACAAAGCACTTATTGTTGAAGCTGGTAAATTTGGTGAGCGCTTCGGTGAGCTTGTTAATAGTTTTGGGGCCCAAGCTATTGTTTTGAAAAAAGAATATGGCGATTTTGCAAGCGCTCAAGAGATTGAAGATTATGTTAAAAAATACTCTCCTAAAGCCATTTACATGCAAGCATGCGAAACCTCTACAGGCGTATTTCACCCAATTGACGAGATTGGCAAAATGCTAAAAGAGAAATACCCAGAAATCGTTTTTGTTGTAGATGGCATTACGGCTGTGGGTTGCATTGATATAAAAACAGATGAGTGGGGCATTGATATACTGCTTACCGGTTCTCAAAAAGCTTTTATGTTGCCACCTGGGCTTGCAATGTTGTCTATTAGTCAAAAAGCAAAAAAAATTGCCACTCAAAATAAAAACAAAAAGTATTACTTTGACATTTTAGGTGAGCTAAACCATCAAGCAGGTCATTTTACACCCGCTGTTACGCTTGTTTTGGGTCTAAATGCTGCAGTTGATATGATGCTTGAAGAGGGTTTAGATAATGTTTTTAGAAGGCATAAACTTTTAGCAAAAGCAGTTAGAGAAGCTATTTTGGCTATGGGTTTAGAGCTTTTTGCAAAAAGGCCATCTGATTCTTTAACTGCCGTTAAAGCCCCTCAATCAATCGATTCAAAGCAAATTATAGATATTATGAATAAATTTGGAGTTTTTATATCAAATGGCCAGGGTTCTATGAAGGGCAAGATATTTAGGATAGCGCATCTGGGTTATTTCTACCCTCCAGATGTTATATTAACAATAGGGACACTTGAGATAGCTCTTAAAAAACTTGGCATAGATAAACTTGGCGTAGGCACAAAGAAAGCTCTGGAGATTTTTGTTGAGTATTAA
- a CDS encoding ATP phosphoribosyltransferase regulatory subunit: MSIKHNIPKGVLQFFYPYSRKRRDIENKIMDYLDSKDYKEIVTPTFIYEDNVYQDLYEPLKSKLFKFVDRNSGKTIILRPDVTLQVALAVLLADIDLPARFSYAHYIYRDEKQHANLKREFKQIGAEVFGQNSIETDIEIITLAIDVLNLVDIKDLVVRISDSQIIDQLLNAYLNPQLLDKKKAILRLINKKNLSFLKQMPLGEFGSIIDVLFLRDINALLKIEPIKQNVENLIEISKKINRNCDIFLDFFYCEYPIYHSGVSFDIFSNNAVLCTGGRYGNLMQLMGKYIPATGFAINLDKLMDFLYTKEI, encoded by the coding sequence TTGAGTATTAAACACAATATTCCAAAAGGTGTATTGCAGTTTTTCTATCCATATTCTCGCAAAAGGCGTGATATAGAAAATAAAATAATGGATTATCTTGATTCAAAAGACTATAAAGAAATTGTAACTCCTACATTTATTTATGAAGACAATGTTTATCAGGATCTATACGAACCGCTAAAATCGAAATTGTTTAAATTTGTTGATAGAAATAGTGGAAAAACGATTATTTTGAGACCAGATGTAACCCTTCAGGTTGCTTTAGCAGTATTACTTGCCGATATTGATTTGCCTGCAAGGTTTTCTTATGCTCATTACATTTATCGAGACGAAAAGCAGCATGCGAATTTAAAAAGGGAATTTAAGCAGATTGGGGCAGAAGTTTTTGGTCAAAATTCTATTGAAACAGATATAGAGATAATAACTTTAGCAATAGATGTATTAAACCTTGTAGACATAAAAGACCTTGTAGTTAGAATTTCAGATTCGCAAATTATTGATCAGTTGCTTAATGCGTATTTAAATCCACAGCTTTTGGATAAAAAAAAAGCGATATTGCGCTTAATTAACAAGAAAAATCTCTCGTTTTTAAAACAGATGCCTTTGGGTGAATTTGGATCCATTATTGATGTACTATTTTTAAGGGATATCAACGCTTTATTAAAAATTGAACCGATAAAACAAAATGTTGAAAATTTGATTGAAATCTCAAAGAAAATTAATAGAAATTGCGATATTTTTTTAGATTTTTTTTACTGCGAGTATCCTATTTACCACAGCGGTGTATCTTTTGATATATTTAGTAATAATGCAGTTTTATGCACTGGTGGCAGGTATGGCAATTTAATGCAACTTATGGGCAAGTATATACCAGCTACGGGTTTTGCCATAAATTTAGATAAGTTGATGGATTTTTTATATACCAAGGAGATTTGA
- a CDS encoding adenylosuccinate synthase: protein MNTLVLGSQWGDEGKGKVVDILSQKADIVVRYQGGSNAGHTVCVDGKKFVLHLIPSGILHNDKTCVIGNGVVFDPKSFFEEKKQLEDLGVKLDSKLLISDRCHIVMPYHKSMDVNSEHVLGDRKIGTTGRGIGPAYVDKYARVGIRACDLLDKETLKEKIKNNVEHANRIYSLYDIEPLNEEAIYKEYIEYGQMLKSYIKDSVYFLNDSYKKGKNILFESAQGSLLDVDFGTYPYVTSSNPTSGGAFCGTGLPYKSLNKVIGIMKAYTTRVGNGHFPTELLNNEGEYLRKNGNEFGATTGRPRRCGWLDLVVVKYAIMVSGIDEIAMTKIDVLDGLDEIKVCIAYELDGKTIDYMPALNSEFEKVKPIYKTFKGFSGTKGINDYSRLPKEAKNYIEEIEKIINTKISIIATGTDRSDTIFR, encoded by the coding sequence ATGAACACATTAGTTTTGGGTTCTCAGTGGGGCGATGAAGGAAAAGGAAAAGTTGTAGATATTTTAAGCCAAAAGGCTGATATTGTTGTGCGCTATCAGGGTGGTAGCAATGCGGGTCACACAGTATGCGTGGATGGCAAAAAGTTTGTTTTGCACTTGATACCTTCGGGTATTTTACACAATGACAAAACATGCGTTATTGGAAATGGCGTAGTATTTGACCCAAAAAGCTTTTTTGAAGAAAAAAAACAGCTTGAAGATTTAGGAGTAAAGCTGGATTCTAAATTACTCATTAGCGATAGATGCCATATTGTAATGCCATACCATAAAAGTATGGATGTAAATAGCGAGCATGTGTTGGGTGATAGAAAAATAGGCACAACAGGAAGAGGTATTGGCCCGGCTTATGTGGATAAGTACGCAAGGGTAGGCATCAGGGCCTGCGATTTGTTGGACAAAGAAACGCTTAAAGAAAAAATCAAAAACAATGTAGAACATGCAAATAGAATATATAGCTTATACGATATAGAACCTTTAAATGAAGAAGCCATATACAAAGAGTATATAGAGTATGGTCAAATGTTAAAGTCTTATATAAAAGACAGTGTTTACTTTCTTAATGATTCATACAAAAAAGGCAAAAACATACTATTTGAAAGTGCTCAAGGCTCACTGCTTGATGTGGATTTTGGCACATACCCTTATGTAACATCATCAAACCCAACTTCAGGTGGTGCATTTTGTGGCACAGGTCTACCGTATAAGTCACTTAATAAAGTGATAGGTATTATGAAAGCATACACCACAAGAGTAGGCAATGGCCATTTTCCAACAGAGCTTTTAAATAACGAAGGTGAATACCTAAGAAAAAACGGCAATGAGTTTGGCGCTACAACTGGCAGACCAAGAAGATGCGGTTGGCTTGATTTAGTGGTTGTAAAATACGCCATAATGGTAAGTGGTATAGATGAGATTGCCATGACAAAAATTGATGTTTTAGATGGCCTTGATGAGATAAAAGTATGTATAGCCTATGAGTTAGACGGCAAAACAATAGATTACATGCCAGCTTTAAATAGTGAATTTGAAAAAGTAAAACCCATTTACAAAACATTTAAAGGCTTTAGTGGTACAAAAGGCATAAATGACTATTCCAGATTACCAAAAGAAGCAAAAAATTACATAGAAGAGATAGAAAAAATCATTAATACAAAAATCTCAATTATTGCAACAGGTACAGATAGATCAGATACGATTTTCAGGTAG
- a CDS encoding histidine triad nucleotide-binding protein, with protein MCIFCKIVNKELPSKIEYEDEKYMAFYDINPKAPIHLLIIPKKHVENLNDLDESDIGIVSDMALLAKNLAKKLGIDKSGYRIVINNGPDSGQEVYHIHMHLLGGNFLGSKLFAKI; from the coding sequence ATGTGCATATTTTGCAAGATAGTTAATAAGGAACTACCATCAAAAATTGAGTATGAAGATGAAAAATATATGGCTTTTTACGATATTAACCCTAAAGCACCAATACACCTATTAATTATACCAAAAAAGCATGTTGAAAATCTAAACGATTTAGATGAATCAGATATTGGCATAGTCTCAGATATGGCTTTACTTGCAAAAAACTTAGCCAAAAAACTGGGTATAGATAAATCAGGCTATAGAATTGTAATAAATAATGGCCCTGATTCTGGTCAAGAAGTTTATCACATTCACATGCATTTGCTGGGCGGTAATTTTCTAGGCTCAAAACTCTTTGCTAAAATATGA
- the aroQ gene encoding type II 3-dehydroquinate dehydratase: MKILVLNGPNLNMLGKREPHIYGKLSLPDIEETIKKHAKSLNVEIEFFQSNYEGAIVDKIHEASGKVDGIIINPGAFTHTSIAIRDAFLSINIPFIEVHLSNVFSREPFRHKSYLSDIAQGVVSGLKEYSYICALNFLVGFLKS, encoded by the coding sequence ATGAAAATTTTAGTTTTAAATGGGCCAAACCTAAATATGCTTGGCAAAAGAGAGCCCCATATTTATGGAAAGCTCTCTTTACCTGACATAGAAGAAACAATAAAAAAACATGCAAAAAGTTTGAACGTGGAAATTGAGTTTTTTCAATCAAACTATGAAGGTGCCATTGTTGACAAGATTCACGAGGCTTCTGGCAAAGTAGATGGCATCATTATAAATCCCGGCGCATTTACTCATACAAGTATTGCAATAAGAGATGCGTTTTTGAGTATTAATATACCATTTATAGAAGTCCATTTATCAAATGTGTTTAGTAGAGAACCATTCAGGCATAAAAGTTACCTGAGTGATATTGCGCAAGGTGTGGTAAGTGGCTTAAAAGAATACTCCTATATCTGCGCTTTAAATTTTTTGGTTGGTTTTTTAAAATCATAA
- the typA gene encoding translational GTPase TypA, with amino-acid sequence MSKNFNDNIRNIAIIAHVDHGKTTLVDAMFKQCNVFRQNQNIQERILDSMDLERERGITIAAKNSCVFWNNVKINILDTPGHSDFGGEVERALSMVDGAILLVDAAEGPLPQTRFVLKKALESKLKIIVVINKIDRQDARINKVLDEIYDLFIDLDANDEQLEFSVLYAIGKQGIAKKTPDGKENDLSVLFEEIIKQIPPPTYTSENSFSMLVSDLGYSDYLGKLAIGKVFSGFINNVKGSAFYYFDANGNKKNAFVSKIQTYDGINLKPIESIQAGDIIVVSGIEDIAIGDTICSNDLEKPLKRIVIDEPVVSIVFSVNDSPFAGKEGKIVQSRNIKERLIKETLKNVSIKFEETQDTDKFIVKGRGEFQMVILIEQLRREGFEFCVSRPQVIYKFENGKKLEPYEHLFIDCAEEFMGIVTQKIQAKKGKMINLSNNFKGRVRIEFLVPSRSLIGFRDEFLTDTKGTGIMNSYLEKYDTYAGDIVTRYSGSLVSDRQGVSVAYALFNLQPRGQLFIAPNEPVYEGMIIGEHNKETDLNVNPCKEKKLSNMRAAGKDDNIILSSPNIMSLE; translated from the coding sequence ATGTCTAAAAATTTTAATGATAATATTAGAAACATCGCGATAATTGCTCATGTTGATCATGGGAAAACAACACTTGTCGATGCTATGTTCAAACAATGCAATGTATTTAGACAAAACCAGAATATCCAGGAACGCATCCTTGATAGTATGGATCTTGAAAGAGAAAGAGGTATAACGATTGCTGCAAAAAACTCGTGCGTTTTTTGGAACAACGTAAAAATAAACATTTTAGATACACCGGGCCACTCCGATTTTGGAGGTGAGGTTGAACGCGCTTTGTCTATGGTAGATGGAGCAATACTGCTTGTTGATGCAGCAGAAGGACCACTGCCACAAACGCGCTTTGTGTTAAAAAAAGCATTGGAATCAAAATTAAAGATAATTGTAGTAATAAATAAAATTGATAGACAAGACGCAAGAATTAATAAAGTATTGGATGAAATATACGATTTATTTATTGACCTTGATGCAAACGATGAACAATTGGAATTTAGCGTTCTTTATGCTATAGGAAAGCAAGGTATAGCTAAGAAAACTCCAGATGGCAAAGAAAATGACTTATCTGTGCTTTTTGAAGAAATAATAAAACAAATCCCACCGCCAACCTACACCAGCGAAAATAGCTTTTCAATGCTTGTAAGTGATCTTGGATACTCTGATTACCTTGGAAAATTAGCTATAGGTAAAGTTTTTAGCGGGTTTATAAATAATGTAAAAGGAAGTGCTTTTTATTATTTTGATGCAAATGGCAACAAAAAAAATGCTTTTGTTAGCAAAATTCAAACTTACGATGGAATAAATCTAAAACCAATTGAATCAATTCAAGCTGGTGATATAATTGTGGTGTCAGGTATTGAAGATATAGCAATAGGCGATACAATTTGCTCAAATGATTTAGAAAAACCACTTAAGCGCATTGTAATTGACGAACCGGTGGTTTCAATAGTTTTTAGTGTAAACGATTCTCCTTTTGCAGGTAAAGAAGGCAAAATTGTTCAATCCCGAAATATAAAAGAGCGTCTAATCAAAGAAACACTCAAAAATGTGTCAATAAAGTTTGAAGAAACACAAGACACAGACAAATTTATCGTTAAAGGGCGTGGCGAATTCCAGATGGTCATACTAATTGAACAATTAAGAAGAGAAGGCTTTGAGTTTTGTGTAAGCAGGCCACAAGTTATTTACAAATTTGAAAATGGTAAAAAATTAGAGCCTTATGAACATTTATTTATTGATTGCGCAGAAGAATTTATGGGTATTGTTACACAAAAAATACAAGCTAAAAAAGGTAAAATGATAAATCTTTCAAATAACTTTAAAGGTAGAGTGAGAATTGAGTTTCTTGTACCATCAAGATCACTGATAGGCTTCAGGGATGAGTTTTTAACAGATACAAAAGGCACTGGAATTATGAATTCATACTTAGAAAAATACGATACCTATGCAGGCGATATAGTAACTCGCTACAGCGGGTCTTTGGTAAGCGACAGACAAGGCGTTTCAGTTGCATACGCTTTATTTAACCTGCAACCAAGGGGTCAATTGTTTATTGCGCCAAACGAACCAGTCTATGAAGGCATGATTATAGGTGAGCACAATAAAGAAACAGACTTAAATGTAAATCCCTGTAAAGAAAAAAAGCTTTCAAACATGAGAGCGGCTGGCAAAGACGATAACATAATACTTTCAAGCCCAAATATTATGAGTTTAGAAA
- a CDS encoding DEAD/DEAH box helicase: MQRLEKFANLGISENILKSLLKKGYEEPTPIQEQVIPLMLKSNIDLIAQAQTGTGKTASFGIPIIEKAQEKLNYTQCLILTPTRELAIQISQELNSLKGTKKLKILPIYGGQSIDLQVSKLKGGVDIIVGTPGRILDHINRKTIDLSLINDMVLDEADEMLNMGFIDDVEEILKYTGESKRLLMFSATIPAQIVSIAKKHMKNYEIIKTKKDETTSNLTQQIYFEVNYEDKFQALCRIIDMQKEFYALIFCKTKIETDELATKLQDAGYNALALHGDMTQKSREIVLNKFKKKTIQMLIATDVAARGIDIENLTHVINYSIPENIESYIHRIGRTGRAGKSGVAISFVTPNEYNRLIYMLKSARIDIKKQGLPTVDEIINFKITRVQNELENILLNEIEEKYRNLATQLLEKHSPVDVVSALLKYSFGEDLDEKNYQNIKEVKPIDTYSKTRLFVALGRQDAMTPRKLIDFIKQQIEINERNIKDIKIFDKFSFVSVPFEEAQVLLQIFKKKSNTKSLITKAREKNV, from the coding sequence GCCTATACAAGAACAAGTAATACCATTAATGTTAAAATCAAATATAGACTTAATAGCCCAAGCTCAAACAGGTACAGGAAAAACAGCAAGTTTTGGTATACCGATCATAGAAAAAGCGCAAGAAAAGCTAAATTATACACAATGCCTCATTCTCACACCAACAAGAGAGCTTGCAATTCAAATTTCTCAAGAGCTTAACTCTCTAAAAGGCACAAAAAAACTAAAAATTTTACCCATCTATGGTGGTCAATCTATAGATCTACAAGTTTCAAAGCTCAAAGGTGGAGTTGATATTATTGTTGGAACACCTGGAAGAATATTAGATCACATAAATAGAAAAACAATTGATCTTTCATTAATAAACGATATGGTGTTAGATGAAGCAGACGAAATGCTAAATATGGGTTTTATAGATGATGTGGAAGAAATTTTAAAATACACAGGTGAATCAAAAAGACTTTTGATGTTTTCTGCTACAATTCCAGCTCAAATTGTATCTATAGCAAAAAAACACATGAAAAACTACGAAATTATAAAAACAAAAAAAGATGAAACCACATCAAACCTCACGCAACAAATTTACTTTGAAGTAAACTACGAAGATAAATTTCAAGCTCTATGCCGTATTATTGATATGCAAAAAGAATTTTATGCACTAATTTTTTGCAAAACAAAAATCGAAACTGATGAACTTGCAACAAAACTACAAGATGCAGGCTATAATGCACTTGCTCTTCATGGGGACATGACGCAAAAGTCTCGCGAAATTGTATTAAATAAATTTAAAAAAAAGACTATTCAGATGCTAATTGCAACAGATGTAGCAGCAAGAGGCATAGATATTGAAAATTTAACACATGTTATAAATTATTCTATACCTGAAAACATTGAATCTTATATTCACAGAATAGGCAGAACGGGTAGAGCTGGAAAAAGCGGCGTTGCCATTTCTTTTGTTACACCAAACGAATATAATAGGCTCATATACATGCTAAAATCTGCCAGAATCGATATCAAAAAACAAGGACTCCCTACCGTTGATGAGATTATTAATTTTAAAATAACAAGAGTTCAAAATGAGCTTGAAAATATTCTTCTAAATGAAATAGAGGAAAAATATAGAAATCTTGCAACACAACTATTAGAAAAACATTCTCCTGTAGATGTTGTTTCTGCATTATTAAAATATAGTTTTGGCGAAGATCTTGATGAAAAAAACTACCAGAATATTAAAGAAGTAAAACCTATTGATACTTACTCAAAAACACGTCTTTTTGTTGCACTTGGCAGACAGGATGCTATGACACCAAGGAAACTAATCGATTTTATAAAACAACAAATTGAAATCAACGAAAGAAATATTAAAGACATAAAGATATTTGACAAATTCTCTTTTGTAAGTGTTCCATTTGAAGAAGCTCAGGTTTTGCTTCAAATATTCAAAAAGAAATCAAATACAAAAAGTTTAATAACAAAAGCAAGGGAAAAAAATGTCTAA